A stretch of Elusimicrobiota bacterium DNA encodes these proteins:
- a CDS encoding polyprenyl synthetase family protein, producing the protein MVDKALDRLMTKEEALPPVVHKAMRYSVFAGGKRLRPVLCLAAAEITGGKPARVLPTACALEVIHTYSLVHDDLPAMDDDDLRRGRPTNHRVFGEGVAILAGDGLLTYGFELMAKNARVAGVRAERVVAAIGTVARAVGSQGMVGGQAVDLESEGRGVALNGNRAKVLDYIHRHKTGALITASLSVGALLAGASPAAQRALERYGDQIGLAFQIADDVLDIVGNKALLGKSGSDAENQKLTYPAVYGLDESRRRARRAVDEAKRLLKPFGRRADLLVALADYIITREN; encoded by the coding sequence ATGGTGGACAAGGCCCTGGACCGTCTCATGACCAAGGAAGAGGCCCTGCCGCCCGTGGTGCACAAGGCCATGCGGTATTCGGTGTTCGCCGGGGGAAAACGGCTGCGCCCGGTGTTGTGCCTGGCCGCGGCGGAAATCACGGGGGGGAAACCCGCCCGGGTGCTGCCCACCGCCTGCGCCCTGGAAGTGATCCACACCTACTCCCTGGTCCACGACGATCTGCCCGCCATGGACGACGACGATTTGAGGCGCGGCCGGCCCACCAACCACCGCGTGTTCGGCGAGGGCGTGGCCATTTTGGCCGGGGACGGTTTGCTGACCTACGGTTTTGAATTGATGGCCAAAAACGCCCGGGTGGCGGGCGTCCGCGCCGAGCGCGTGGTGGCCGCCATTGGCACGGTCGCCCGGGCCGTGGGGTCCCAGGGAATGGTGGGGGGCCAGGCGGTGGATTTGGAATCGGAAGGGCGCGGCGTGGCCTTGAACGGCAACCGCGCCAAGGTGTTGGACTACATCCACCGGCACAAAACCGGCGCGCTCATCACCGCGAGCCTGTCGGTGGGGGCGCTCCTCGCCGGCGCGTCGCCCGCGGCCCAACGGGCCCTGGAGCGCTACGGCGATCAAATCGGTTTGGCCTTCCAAATCGCCGACGACGTGCTGGACATCGTGGGCAACAAGGCGCTCCTGGGCAAAAGCGGCTCGGACGCCGAGAACCAGAAACTGACGTACCCCGCGGTTTACGGCCTGGACGAATCCCGCCGCCGGGCCCGACGGGCCGTGGACGAAGCCAAACGCCTTTTGAAACCCTTCGGCCGCCGGGCCGATCTGTTGGTGGCCCTGGCCGATTACATCATCACACGAGAGAACTGA
- a CDS encoding 1-deoxy-D-xylulose-5-phosphate synthase: MNILDMIDKPQDLRNIRKDLLPILAKDIRQKILDVTSQVGGHLGAGLGTVELAIALHYVFESPKDKIIWDTGHQAYPHKLLTGRRDRFHTLRQFGGISGFLSRNESEHDVFGAGHASTSISAALGFAAARDVLKQDHHVIAVANDGSLTGGMAFEALQNAGHLGTDLLVVLNDNQMFISHRVGALGAFLAKLATLGMVRRAEKQIEKLLTRMSFYGAYLLRLARRAKVMLFPGVLFEEMGFGYLGPIDGHDLPQLIEVLQAIKQLKGPHVLHVVTKKGRGYEPAEADPIKYHGVTRFNPETGEMVKAPAGPPSYTTVFGQALVKLAKEDSKIVAITAAMPEGTGLDLFRKELPSRFYDVGLGEQHAVTFAAGMACGGLKPVVAIYSTFLQRGFDQMFHDVALQKLPVVFCLDRAGLVGEDGPTHHGAYDLSYSRMFPNMTVMAPKDENELQHMLKTALNLPGPSVIRYPRGAGQGVALDTAYHLIPLGKGEVLREGEDVTLLAIGHPIVAAMEAAEKLAAEGVSVRVVNARFAKPLDREFLLGVARRTPLLVTLEENTLVGGFGDAVREALEGENIAIRTIALPDAFVEHGAQSKIREKAGLSAEKIAARVLEFRRQSQTVS, encoded by the coding sequence ATGAATATTTTGGACATGATCGACAAACCCCAGGACCTGCGGAACATCCGGAAGGATTTGCTTCCCATCCTGGCCAAGGACATCCGGCAAAAAATTCTGGACGTGACCTCCCAGGTCGGCGGCCACCTGGGCGCCGGGCTGGGCACGGTGGAGCTCGCCATCGCCCTGCACTACGTGTTCGAATCCCCCAAGGACAAGATCATTTGGGACACGGGGCACCAGGCGTACCCCCACAAATTGCTCACGGGGCGGCGGGACCGCTTCCACACCCTGCGGCAGTTCGGCGGGATTTCCGGATTTCTTTCCCGAAACGAATCCGAGCACGACGTGTTCGGCGCGGGCCACGCCTCGACCTCCATTTCGGCGGCTCTGGGTTTCGCCGCCGCCCGGGACGTGCTGAAGCAGGACCACCACGTGATCGCCGTGGCCAACGACGGGTCCCTGACCGGCGGCATGGCTTTTGAGGCCCTGCAAAACGCCGGCCACCTGGGCACGGACCTCCTGGTCGTTTTGAACGACAACCAAATGTTCATCTCCCACCGGGTGGGCGCCCTGGGCGCCTTCCTGGCCAAACTGGCCACCCTGGGCATGGTGCGCCGGGCGGAAAAGCAAATCGAAAAATTGCTCACCCGCATGAGTTTCTACGGCGCCTACCTGTTGCGCCTGGCGCGGCGGGCCAAGGTGATGCTCTTCCCCGGGGTGTTGTTCGAGGAAATGGGGTTCGGCTACCTGGGGCCCATCGACGGGCACGACCTGCCGCAACTCATTGAAGTCCTTCAGGCCATCAAGCAACTCAAGGGCCCCCACGTCCTGCACGTGGTGACGAAAAAGGGCCGGGGCTACGAGCCGGCCGAAGCCGACCCGATCAAATACCACGGCGTCACCCGCTTCAACCCCGAGACCGGCGAAATGGTCAAGGCCCCCGCCGGGCCCCCGAGCTACACGACGGTGTTCGGCCAGGCCCTGGTGAAACTGGCCAAGGAAGACTCCAAAATCGTGGCCATCACCGCGGCCATGCCCGAGGGCACCGGCTTGGACCTTTTCCGAAAAGAACTCCCTTCCCGCTTTTACGACGTGGGCCTGGGCGAGCAGCACGCCGTGACCTTCGCGGCCGGCATGGCCTGCGGGGGGTTGAAACCCGTGGTGGCCATTTACTCGACCTTCCTGCAGCGCGGGTTCGACCAGATGTTCCACGACGTGGCGCTCCAAAAACTGCCCGTCGTGTTCTGCCTGGACCGGGCGGGCCTGGTGGGCGAAGACGGTCCGACGCATCACGGGGCGTACGACCTGTCGTACTCCCGCATGTTCCCGAACATGACGGTCATGGCGCCCAAGGACGAGAACGAATTGCAGCACATGCTGAAAACGGCGCTCAACCTGCCGGGCCCGTCGGTGATCCGCTATCCCCGGGGCGCGGGGCAGGGCGTGGCCCTGGACACCGCTTATCACTTGATTCCCCTGGGCAAGGGCGAAGTCCTTCGGGAAGGCGAGGACGTGACGCTCTTGGCCATCGGCCACCCCATCGTGGCGGCCATGGAAGCGGCCGAAAAGCTGGCCGCCGAGGGCGTCTCCGTCCGGGTGGTGAACGCGCGGTTCGCCAAGCCCTTGGACCGGGAATTTTTGCTGGGCGTGGCGCGGCGAACGCCCCTTCTGGTGACCTTGGAAGAGAACACGCTGGTGGGCGGCTTCGGCGACGCCGTCCGGGAGGCGCTGGAGGGGGAAAACATCGCGATCCGAACCATCGCGTTGCCCGACGCCTTTGTGGAGCACGGGGCCCAATCCAAAATTCGCGAGAAGGCGGGCTTGTCCGCCGAAAAGATCGCGGCCCGCGTGTTGGAATTTCGCCGGCAGAGCCAGACGGTCTCCTGA
- a CDS encoding TlyA family RNA methyltransferase, translating into MIEKVRLDHLLVQRGLAETGAKAQALILAGKVRAPGLKNVKPGEKVRLDQEIELVADLPYVSRGGEKLAAALDEFGVAVPGRFCLDVGASTGGFTDCLLQRGAVGVLAVDVGHGQLHWKLRNDPRVENLEKTHARDLTAERVAASAGPALWPGLLTVVDVSFISLDKVLPTVAGATPPGGEFVVLLKPQFEVGPKDVPGGIVRDDAVREAVLARVQSQADGWGFRFEKSMVSPLKGRDGNIEYLLHLYKKP; encoded by the coding sequence CTGATCGAAAAAGTCCGACTGGATCACCTGCTGGTTCAGCGGGGATTGGCCGAAACCGGCGCCAAGGCCCAGGCCTTGATTCTGGCCGGCAAGGTGCGGGCCCCGGGGTTGAAGAACGTGAAGCCCGGCGAAAAAGTTCGGCTCGACCAGGAAATCGAGCTGGTGGCCGACCTGCCCTACGTTTCCCGGGGCGGGGAGAAATTGGCCGCGGCCCTGGACGAATTCGGCGTGGCGGTCCCGGGGCGGTTTTGCCTGGACGTGGGCGCCTCCACGGGCGGGTTCACCGACTGCCTGTTGCAACGGGGCGCGGTCGGGGTTCTGGCGGTGGACGTGGGCCACGGCCAGCTTCACTGGAAATTGCGAAACGACCCGCGCGTGGAGAATCTGGAAAAAACCCACGCCCGGGACTTGACCGCCGAACGGGTGGCGGCGAGCGCCGGCCCGGCGCTGTGGCCCGGGTTGCTCACGGTGGTGGACGTGTCTTTCATCTCCCTGGACAAGGTCCTGCCGACGGTGGCCGGGGCGACGCCCCCGGGCGGAGAGTTCGTGGTGCTGTTGAAACCGCAATTCGAGGTGGGCCCCAAGGACGTTCCGGGGGGCATCGTGCGGGACGACGCGGTGCGGGAGGCGGTGTTGGCCCGCGTTCAATCCCAGGCGGACGGCTGGGGATTTCGGTTTGAAAAATCCATGGTCTCGCCGCTCAAGGGCCGGGACGGCAACATCGAATATTTGCTGCACCTTTACAAAAAACCATGA